A single window of Tetrapisispora phaffii CBS 4417 chromosome 16, complete genome DNA harbors:
- the TPHA0P01700 gene encoding uncharacterized protein (similar to Saccharomyces cerevisiae YDL237W; ancestral locus Anc_2.21) → MRHCSRELLKVFTNVTLLLCIIIFTVVKFWDIDTKHFEIDDKLALNDALHQYRYLIDNQIQNIELVNYYKNIEHSNKKLMNYLAYASSETNNTMISFLNKNVKPNTFHSHNDYTRQMPLFEALSLGLTSIEADVWLGTDNQRLSVAHRETDLLNYPLRDLNDLYTEPLLTMLNDVNEIYEHFDYNSNTTTIAKKGLYHESENRTMFLVIDFKSEDSSQTYTRLMDTYLKPFIENDFITFFNITSNEMSWRPITVILTGNKPTDLSIIDKDSETDKIGYLGDSKRYVFPEQMLDNLTNLDESSKTFVASTSFSKLCMACDISPWKVILRGKLPARGLRCFKKFIDDAHANNLKTRIWGVPKSLLGFSKNFWRQQIDDLGVDFINVDHLSRVLSYPNYDHN, encoded by the coding sequence ATGAGACACTGTTCCAGAGAGCTGCTCAAAGTATTCACAAATGTAACACTACTGCTATGTATTATAATCTTTACTGTTGTTAAGTTTTGGGACATAGACACTAAACACTTCGAAATAGATGATAAATTAGCTTTGAATGATGCATTGCATCAGTACCGTTATCTAATTGATAaccaaattcaaaatattgaacTGGTAAACTATTATAAGAATATAGAACACTCAAATAAGAAACTAATGAACTATTTAGCATATGCATCTTCTGAAACCAACAATACTATGATAAGTTTTCTGAATAAAAATGTGAAACCTAATACTTTCCACTCACATAACGACTACACAAGACAGATGCCTTTGTTTGAAGCTTTGAGTCTGGGCCTGACATCAATTGAAGCTGACGTTTGGTTAGGAACTGATAATCAAAGGTTATCAGTTGCACATAGGGAAACTGACCTGTTAAACTATCCTTTAAGGGATTTAAATGATCTCTACACAGAACCTTTATTAACGATGTTAAATGATGTTAACGAGATATATGAAcattttgattataattCAAACACTACTACCATTGCAAAAAAGGGTCTATACCACGAATCTGAAAATAGAACAATGTTCTTagtaattgattttaaatcaGAAGATTCAAGTCAAACGTATACTAGACTTATGGatacatatttaaaaccttttattgaaaatgatttcattacttttttcaatattacaAGCAATGAAATGAGTTGGAGACCAATAACAGTAATACTTACTGGGAATAAACCAACCGATCTATCTATTATTGACAAGGATTCAGAAACAGATAAAATTGGTTATTTGGGAGACAGTAAGAGATATGTTTTCCCGGAACAGATGCTGGATAATTTAACTAATCTTGATGAAAGTTCAAAGACTTTTGTAGCATCAACTTCTTTCAGTAAACTATGCATGGCCTGTGATATATCACCATGGAAAGTTATACTGAGAGGGAAATTACCTGCTAGAGGTTTACGCTGCTTTAAAAAGTTCATTGATGACGCCCATGCAAATAATCTTAAGACAAGAATATGGGGGGTACCCAAATCACTACTAGGTTTCTCCAAAAATTTTTGGAGACAGCAAATAGATGATTTAGGTGTTGATTTCATCAACGTGGATCATTTATCAAGGGTCTTATCGTATCCAAATTACGATCACAATTAG
- the ALG9 gene encoding dolichyl-P-Man:Man(6)GlcNAc(2)-PP-dolichol alpha-1,2-mannosyltransferase (similar to Saccharomyces cerevisiae ALG9 (YNL219C); ancestral locus Anc_2.24), which translates to MRVITVLLVTALAISRLYVQPWFSIISDCDETFNYWEPLNLLLRGFGKQTWEYSPAYAIRSWAFLLPFYGVLYPIKKFELIGQDGTMYFYIIRAFLGLLSFLFEFDLFKEIQSTISLRIADMWLFIQLFNPGWFHASVEFLPSSIAMIFYLGSIKYSLRYLSSNRKSCLVSSLGFNFTAAILGWPFVLVLSVPLCLHFLLTHRLMSTIRVSFDCLVIFLTIASIVIGIDSSFYGKFSPVSWNILSYNVLEADESSGPNIFGIEPWYYYLLNLLLNFPLPVLGGVLFGIFNWRLWPLSSSLLLWLVIFTLQLHKEERFLYPIYGLISLSSAVGLYQLVTIFSGRKKVLKRMFSFIILLGILLQASSRIIALLKNYSAPFETYSKLYEKIDSDKHTNDIINVCTGREWYHFPNSFFLPDNYRLRFVKSGFDGLLPGDFDESNSSIFQKVRKLPENMNNKNIFDPNKIWDAENCDYFIDLMISTDIEQDVLNPNSLSAEWSKVSCSEFIDVDNSKIFGRAFYIPEPILNILSKFITPSINKCYGVNYIDYCLFEKDDNIVMEESANV; encoded by the coding sequence TAATTATTGGGAGCCATTGAATCTGCTTCTACGTGGATTTGGTAAACAAACTTGGGAATATTCCCCAGCATATGCCATTAGATCATGGGCATTTTTATTGCCATTCTATGGTGTTCTGTACCCAATCAAGAAGTTTGAATTAATAGGACAAGATGGTACAATGTACTTCTATATTATAAGAGCCTTTCTCGGATTACTCAGTTTTCTTTTCGAATTCGATCTATTCAAAGAAATTCAATCTACTATATCTTTACGAATCGCTGATATGTGGTTGTTTATTCAACTTTTTAACCCAGGTTGGTTCCATGCCAGTGTAGAATTTTTACCATCTTCTATTGcaatgattttttatttgggttcaataaaatattcgTTACGCTATTTATCCTCTAATCGAAAATCATGTTTAGTATCCAGTTTAGGGTTTAACTTTACTGCTGCTATTTTAGGGTGGCCATTCGTTTTAGTGTTATCGGTTCCTTTGTGTTTGCATTTCTTACTTACTCATAGATTAATGTCAACAATAAGAGTATCTTTTGACTGTTTAGTGATTTTCTTAACTATTGCAAGTATAGTCATTGGGATAGATTCATCATTCTATGGTAAATTTTCCCCTGTTTCATGGAATATATTATCTTACAACGTTTTGGAAGCTGATGAAAGCTCTGgtccaaatatttttggtATCGAGCCATGGTACTATTATTTActgaatttattattaaatttccCTCTACCTGTTCTTGGAGGTGTTTTATTTGGTATTTTTAATTGGAGGCTATGGCCTCTATCATCGTCACTTTTATTATGGCTAGTGATTTTTACTTTACAACTACATAAGGAGGAAAGATTCTTATATCCTATTTACGGATTAATAAGTTTATCATCTGCAGTAGGATTATATCAATTAGTGACTATATTTTCTGGAAGGAAAAAAGTATTGAAACGTATgtttagttttattattttacttGGAATTTTATTACAAGCATCATCAAGAATTATTGCTCTactaaaaaattattctGCTCCATTTGAGACATATTCCAAATTATACGAAAAGATCGATTCTGATAAGCATACAAAcgatattattaatgtttGTACAGGTAGAGAGTGGTACCATTTCCCAAATTCCTTTTTTTTACCAGACAACTATAGATTAAGATTCGTAAAATCAGGATTTGATGGTTTGTTACCTGGAGATTTTGATGAATCTAACTCATCAATCTTTCAAAAAGTAAGAAAGTTACCagaaaatatgaataataaaaatatctttgaCCCTAATAAGATTTGGGATGCGGAAAACTGtgattattttattgatttgaTGATTTCAACTGATATTGAACAAGATGTACTAAATCCAAATTCATTATCAGCAGAATGGAGTAAAGTAAGCTGTTCTGAATTTATTGATGttgataattcaaaaatttttgGAAGAGCATTTTACATTCCAGAGCCAATTctcaatatattatctaaatttattaccCCTAGCATCAATAAATGCTATGGTGTGAATTATATAGATTACTGTTTATTCGAGAaagatgataatattgTCATGGAAGAATCAGCAAATGTATAG